In a single window of the Equus quagga isolate Etosha38 chromosome 7, UCLA_HA_Equagga_1.0, whole genome shotgun sequence genome:
- the DELE1 gene encoding death ligand signal enhancer isoform X1, with protein MWRLPGLLGRALPRLLGPGLRGVSSKSTSPDGPQAASSALLVPVPSFDRSGPHGPGPGTSRGPRSHGWKAAFQWMSACVSPNTLRDAISWGTLAVLALQLARQIHFQANLPAGPLRAERCSWRSPLDHFLSSPLWHPCSSLRRHILPSPDGPAPRHTGLREPRLSPEDRSIQAEGLSPHSSLRGAGPQDPSEEDPSDVNFLHASSSFRSKAKPAQPQPTGEKQEQEQSKTLPLEEAVTSIQQLFQLSVSIAFNFLGTENMRNGDYTVAFSYFQKAADRGYSKAQYNVGLCHEHGRGTPRDLSKAALYYRLAASQGHSLAQYRYARCLLQGPSSSWDPEWQRAVSMLKQAADAGLREAQAFLGVLFTKEPYLDEQRAVKYLWLAANNGDSQSRYHLGICYEKGLGVQRSLGEAVRCYQQSAALGNEPAQERLRALFSVEAAAPGSSDLAVRGLKSFSSPSLCSLNTLLAGTLCLPHASSTGNLGLLCRSGRLGASPGAPSRALPPRPYPLERSLVRLGFG; from the exons ATGTGGCGCCTCCCAGGACTCCTGGGCCGAG CTCTTCCCCGTCTGCTGGGACCTGGCCTCCGGGGGGTGAGCTCTAAGTCCACCAGCCCAGATGGCCCTCAGGCTGCCTCCTCTGCCCTGCTGGTCCCTGTGCCCAGCTTTGACAG GTCGGGCCCCCATGGCCCAGGCCCAGGCACAAGCAGGGGCCCAAGGTCCCATGGATGGAAGGCTGCCTTCCAGTGGATGTCTGCCTGTGTCTCCCCAAACACCCTGAGGGATGCCATATCGTGG GGCACTCTGGCCGTGCTGGCCCTGCAGCTGGCAAGGCAGATCCACTTCCAGGCAAACCTGCCAGCAGGACCTCTGCGAGCCGAGCGCTGCTCTTGGCGCAGTCCCCTGGACCATTTCCTCTCGTCTCCCTTGTGGCACCCGTGCTCCT CGCTGCGGAGGCATATTCTccccagccctgatggcccagctCCCAGGCACACTGGCCTCAGGGAACCCAGGCTGAGCCCGGAAGATCGGTCCATTCAGGCCGAGGGCCTCTCTCCACACAGTTCCTTGAGAGGAGCTGGTCCTCAGGATCCCTCTGAGGAAG ACCCCAGTGATGTCAACTTCCTGCATGCCAGCAGTAGCTTCAGATCCAAGGCAAAACCGGCCCAGCCTCAGCCCACTGGTGAAAAGCAG GAACAGGAGCAATCCAAAACTCTTCCCCTTGAGGAGGCTGTGACTTCCATTCAGCAGCTCTTCCAGCTCAGTGTTTCCATCGCTTTCAACTTCCTGG GGACAGAGAACATGAGGAATGGGGACTACACGGTAGCCTTTTCTTACTTCCAGAAAGCAGCAGACCGCGGCTACAGCAAGGCACAGTACAACGTGGGCTTGTGTCACGAGCACGGCAGAGGCACCCCCAGGGACCTCAGCAAG GCCGCTCTTTATTACCGGTTGGCTGCCAGTCAGGGCCACAGCCTGGCTCAGTACCGCTATGCCAGGTGCCTGCTGCAGGGCCCATCCTCCTCGTGGGACCCTGAGTGGCAGAGGGCAGTGTCCATGCTGAAGCAGGCTGCAGACGCAGGCTTGAGAGAG GCTCAAGCTTTCCTCGGGGTGCTTTTCACCAAGGAGCCATACCTGGATGAGCAGAGGGCTGTGAAATACCTTTGGCTTGCAGCCAACAATGGG GACTCACAGAGCAGGTACCACTTGGGAATTTGCTACGAGAAGGGCCTTGGTGTGCAGAGGAGTCTGGGAGAGGCTGTGAGATGTTACCAGCAGTCAGCGGCTCTGGGGAATGAGCCCGCCCAGGAGAGGCTGCGGGCCCTCTTTTCTGTGGAGGCAGCAG CCCCGGGGTCCAGCGACCTGGCAGTTAGAGGATTGAAGtccttctccagcccctccctctgcagcctgAACACTCTGCTGGCAGGAACCTTGTGCCTCCCACATGCCTCAAGCACAGGGAACCTTGGCCTCCTCTGTAGAAGCGGGCGTCTCGGAGCCAGCCCTGGAGCCCCCAGCAGGGCTCTCCCGCCTCGCCCCTACCCCTTGGAAAGGAGTCTCGTCAGACTGGGTTTTGGCTAA
- the DELE1 gene encoding death ligand signal enhancer isoform X2 produces MWRLPGLLGRALPRLLGPGLRGVSSKSTSPDGPQAASSALLVPVPSFDRSGPHGPGPGTSRGPRSHGWKAAFQWMSACVSPNTLRDAISWGTLAVLALQLARQIHFQANLPAGPLRAERCSWRSPLDHFLSSPLWHPCSSLRRHILPSPDGPAPRHTGLREPRLSPEDRSIQAEGLSPHSSLRGAGPQDPSEEDPSDVNFLHASSSFRSKAKPAQPQPTGEKQEQEQSKTLPLEEAVTSIQQLFQLSVSIAFNFLGTENMRNGDYTVAFSYFQKAADRGYSKAQYNVGLCHEHGRGTPRDLSKAALYYRLAASQGHSLAQYRYARCLLQGPSSSWDPEWQRAVSMLKQAADAGLREDSQSRYHLGICYEKGLGVQRSLGEAVRCYQQSAALGNEPAQERLRALFSVEAAAPGSSDLAVRGLKSFSSPSLCSLNTLLAGTLCLPHASSTGNLGLLCRSGRLGASPGAPSRALPPRPYPLERSLVRLGFG; encoded by the exons ATGTGGCGCCTCCCAGGACTCCTGGGCCGAG CTCTTCCCCGTCTGCTGGGACCTGGCCTCCGGGGGGTGAGCTCTAAGTCCACCAGCCCAGATGGCCCTCAGGCTGCCTCCTCTGCCCTGCTGGTCCCTGTGCCCAGCTTTGACAG GTCGGGCCCCCATGGCCCAGGCCCAGGCACAAGCAGGGGCCCAAGGTCCCATGGATGGAAGGCTGCCTTCCAGTGGATGTCTGCCTGTGTCTCCCCAAACACCCTGAGGGATGCCATATCGTGG GGCACTCTGGCCGTGCTGGCCCTGCAGCTGGCAAGGCAGATCCACTTCCAGGCAAACCTGCCAGCAGGACCTCTGCGAGCCGAGCGCTGCTCTTGGCGCAGTCCCCTGGACCATTTCCTCTCGTCTCCCTTGTGGCACCCGTGCTCCT CGCTGCGGAGGCATATTCTccccagccctgatggcccagctCCCAGGCACACTGGCCTCAGGGAACCCAGGCTGAGCCCGGAAGATCGGTCCATTCAGGCCGAGGGCCTCTCTCCACACAGTTCCTTGAGAGGAGCTGGTCCTCAGGATCCCTCTGAGGAAG ACCCCAGTGATGTCAACTTCCTGCATGCCAGCAGTAGCTTCAGATCCAAGGCAAAACCGGCCCAGCCTCAGCCCACTGGTGAAAAGCAG GAACAGGAGCAATCCAAAACTCTTCCCCTTGAGGAGGCTGTGACTTCCATTCAGCAGCTCTTCCAGCTCAGTGTTTCCATCGCTTTCAACTTCCTGG GGACAGAGAACATGAGGAATGGGGACTACACGGTAGCCTTTTCTTACTTCCAGAAAGCAGCAGACCGCGGCTACAGCAAGGCACAGTACAACGTGGGCTTGTGTCACGAGCACGGCAGAGGCACCCCCAGGGACCTCAGCAAG GCCGCTCTTTATTACCGGTTGGCTGCCAGTCAGGGCCACAGCCTGGCTCAGTACCGCTATGCCAGGTGCCTGCTGCAGGGCCCATCCTCCTCGTGGGACCCTGAGTGGCAGAGGGCAGTGTCCATGCTGAAGCAGGCTGCAGACGCAGGCTTGAGAGAG GACTCACAGAGCAGGTACCACTTGGGAATTTGCTACGAGAAGGGCCTTGGTGTGCAGAGGAGTCTGGGAGAGGCTGTGAGATGTTACCAGCAGTCAGCGGCTCTGGGGAATGAGCCCGCCCAGGAGAGGCTGCGGGCCCTCTTTTCTGTGGAGGCAGCAG CCCCGGGGTCCAGCGACCTGGCAGTTAGAGGATTGAAGtccttctccagcccctccctctgcagcctgAACACTCTGCTGGCAGGAACCTTGTGCCTCCCACATGCCTCAAGCACAGGGAACCTTGGCCTCCTCTGTAGAAGCGGGCGTCTCGGAGCCAGCCCTGGAGCCCCCAGCAGGGCTCTCCCGCCTCGCCCCTACCCCTTGGAAAGGAGTCTCGTCAGACTGGGTTTTGGCTAA